From a single Litoribrevibacter albus genomic region:
- the rplX gene encoding 50S ribosomal protein L24 yields the protein MNKLRSGDEVIVIAGKDKGKRGKVSRVLNDGRLIVSGINLVKKHQKPNPFLGTPGGIVEKEAAIQTSNVAIFNTATNKADRVGFKVLEDGKKVRIFKSNQEVIDA from the coding sequence ATGAATAAACTCAGAAGTGGCGATGAAGTAATCGTAATCGCGGGTAAAGACAAAGGTAAGCGCGGTAAAGTATCTCGAGTACTTAACGATGGTCGTTTGATTGTTTCTGGAATTAACCTAGTTAAGAAACACCAGAAGCCAAACCCATTCCTAGGTACACCGGGTGGTATCGTTGAGAAAGAAGCTGCAATTCAGACTTCTAATGTTGCAATTTTCAACACTGCAACAAACAAAGCTGATCGCGTAGGCTTCAAGGTGCTTGAGGACGGCAAGAAGGTTCGTATCTTCAAGTCTAATCAAGAAGTTATTGATGCATAA
- the rplE gene encoding 50S ribosomal protein L5 → MARLKQFYQDQVVPKLREQFEYKNVMEVPRITKITLNMGVGEAIGDRKLIENAVADMEQISGQKAVVTRARKSVAGFKVREGWPIGCKVTLRNDQMWEFLDRFMNIALPRVRDFRGVNPKSFDGRGNYSMGIKEQIIFPEIDYDKIDRLRGMDITISTTANTNEEGKALLEAFNFPFRK, encoded by the coding sequence ATGGCAAGATTAAAGCAATTTTATCAAGATCAAGTTGTACCCAAGCTGCGCGAGCAGTTTGAGTACAAAAATGTAATGGAAGTGCCTCGCATCACCAAAATTACTCTTAACATGGGTGTTGGTGAAGCTATTGGCGATCGTAAGCTAATCGAAAACGCTGTTGCAGATATGGAGCAGATCTCAGGCCAAAAGGCTGTTGTGACTCGCGCTCGTAAATCTGTAGCTGGCTTTAAAGTTCGTGAAGGCTGGCCGATCGGTTGTAAGGTGACTTTGCGTAACGATCAAATGTGGGAATTCTTGGACCGCTTCATGAACATCGCGCTACCTCGTGTACGTGATTTCCGTGGTGTTAATCCAAAATCATTTGATGGTCGTGGTAACTACAGCATGGGTATTAAGGAACAGATTATCTTTCCTGAGATTGATTATGATAAAATCGATCGCCTTCGCGGTATGGATATCACTATCAGCACTACAGCGAACACCAATGAAGAAGGCAAGGCTTTGTTAGAAGCCTTCAACTTCCCATTCCGCAAGTAA
- the rpsN gene encoding 30S ribosomal protein S14 → MAKVSMKQRELKREKLVAKYAEKRAALKAIILSPESSDDEKWEAQLKLQQLPRDSSKARLQRRCQLTGRPHAVYRKFKLSRIMLREAAMRGDVPGLKKASW, encoded by the coding sequence ATGGCAAAGGTATCAATGAAACAGCGCGAACTAAAGCGCGAAAAACTTGTAGCCAAGTATGCTGAAAAGCGTGCTGCCCTAAAAGCAATTATCTTGAGCCCAGAAAGCTCTGATGATGAAAAGTGGGAAGCGCAGCTTAAGCTGCAACAACTGCCTCGTGACTCTAGTAAAGCTCGTCTACAGCGTCGCTGTCAGCTTACTGGTCGTCCACACGCAGTTTATCGCAAGTTCAAACTAAGCCGTATCATGCTTCGCGAAGCTGCGATGCGCGGTGACGTTCCTGGTTTGAAAAAAGCAAGTTGGTAA
- the rpsH gene encoding 30S ribosomal protein S8 produces the protein MSMQDTLADMFTRIRNGQMAEHLSVSMPSSKLKVAVANVLKSEGYISDFSVTEGVKPELTVDLKYFEGKPVIERIERVSRSSLRQYRGVNDLPKVEAGLGVAIVSTSKGVMTDRQARKENVGGEVLCTVF, from the coding sequence ATGAGTATGCAAGATACGTTGGCGGATATGTTTACCCGTATCCGTAACGGACAGATGGCTGAGCACCTAAGTGTTTCAATGCCGTCTTCAAAGCTTAAGGTTGCTGTAGCTAACGTTCTTAAGAGCGAAGGTTACATCAGCGATTTTTCAGTAACTGAAGGTGTTAAACCTGAACTTACTGTAGATCTTAAGTATTTCGAAGGTAAGCCAGTTATTGAGCGTATTGAGCGTGTATCACGTTCTTCTTTGCGTCAATATCGTGGTGTTAATGATCTGCCTAAAGTAGAGGCTGGCCTAGGTGTGGCTATCGTTTCTACTTCTAAAGGCGTTATGACTGACCGCCAAGCTCGTAAAGAGAACGTTGGTGGTGAAGTTCTTTGCACGGTATTCTAA
- the rplF gene encoding 50S ribosomal protein L6 yields MSRVAKSPVAIPSGVEVKIDSEKVTIKGAKGSLELALNGTVEINQEDNQLTFAAKDGSKQSRAMSGTTRALINNMVVGVTQGFEKKLELKGVGYRAAVQGKKLNLQLGFSNPVEYELPEGITAEAPSQTEVVLKGISKQQVGQVAAEIRAFRPPEPYKGKGVRYADETVRTKEAKKK; encoded by the coding sequence ATGTCTCGAGTAGCTAAAAGCCCTGTCGCAATACCGAGCGGTGTTGAAGTGAAAATCGACAGTGAAAAAGTAACGATTAAAGGCGCTAAGGGCAGTCTTGAGTTAGCTTTGAATGGCACTGTTGAAATTAACCAAGAAGACAACCAGCTAACTTTCGCTGCGAAAGATGGTAGCAAGCAATCGCGTGCTATGTCTGGTACTACCCGCGCTTTAATCAACAACATGGTTGTTGGTGTGACTCAAGGTTTCGAGAAGAAACTTGAGCTTAAAGGTGTTGGTTACCGTGCTGCAGTTCAAGGCAAAAAGTTGAATCTTCAATTAGGTTTCTCTAACCCAGTTGAATATGAATTGCCTGAAGGTATTACTGCTGAAGCGCCAAGCCAGACTGAAGTCGTTCTTAAAGGCATCAGTAAGCAGCAAGTTGGTCAAGTCGCAGCTGAAATCCGTGCATTCCGTCCACCTGAGCCTTACAAAGGTAAAGGCGTCCGCTACGCAGACGAAACGGTTCGTACTAAAGAAGCTAAGAAGAAGTAA
- the rplR gene encoding 50S ribosomal protein L18, whose protein sequence is MLSKKESRLRRARRSRSHMRELGASRLCVNRTSQHIYAQIISGDGNKVLASASTLDKELRSGATSNKDAAAKVGELIANRAKEAGVTKVAFDRSGFKYHGRVKALADAAREAGLEF, encoded by the coding sequence ATGCTTAGTAAGAAAGAAAGTCGCTTGCGTCGTGCCCGCCGTTCTCGTTCTCATATGCGTGAATTGGGTGCGTCTCGTTTGTGTGTTAATCGCACATCACAACATATTTATGCGCAAATCATTTCTGGTGACGGAAACAAAGTACTAGCGTCAGCTTCTACTTTGGATAAAGAATTGCGTTCTGGTGCAACTAGTAATAAAGATGCAGCTGCAAAAGTAGGTGAGCTTATCGCTAACCGTGCTAAAGAAGCAGGTGTAACTAAAGTTGCTTTCGACCGTTCTGGTTTTAAGTATCATGGCCGCGTTAAAGCTTTAGCTGACGCAGCTCGTGAAGCTGGCCTTGAGTTCTAA
- the rpsE gene encoding 30S ribosomal protein S5, with protein MSNTEQTTTELQEKLVQVNRVAKTVKGGRIFGFTALTVVGDGQGRVGFGRGKAREVPVAIQKAMESARRNMITVQLDGNTLQYPVTARHGASKVYMQPASEGTGVIAGGAMRSVLELAGVQNVLAKCYGSTNPVNVVRATFNGLKQMKSPEEVAAKRGLSVDEILG; from the coding sequence ATGTCAAATACAGAACAAACTACTACCGAATTGCAAGAGAAGCTAGTACAGGTAAACCGTGTTGCGAAAACTGTAAAAGGTGGTCGTATCTTCGGTTTCACAGCTTTAACTGTAGTTGGTGATGGCCAAGGTCGTGTAGGTTTCGGTCGTGGTAAAGCACGTGAAGTGCCTGTTGCTATTCAAAAAGCAATGGAATCTGCACGTCGTAATATGATTACTGTTCAGCTTGACGGTAACACACTTCAGTACCCTGTTACTGCTCGTCATGGCGCTTCTAAAGTGTACATGCAGCCAGCATCTGAAGGTACTGGTGTAATTGCAGGTGGTGCAATGCGCTCTGTACTAGAGCTTGCGGGTGTTCAGAACGTACTAGCTAAGTGCTACGGTTCAACGAACCCAGTAAACGTTGTTCGTGCAACGTTTAACGGCTTGAAGCAGATGAAATCACCTGAAGAAGTTGCTGCTAAGCGTGGCCTTTCAGTGGACGAGATTCTGGGGTAA
- the rpmD gene encoding 50S ribosomal protein L30 yields MAGKKVQVKLVRSPISTLPKHKLCVKGLGLRKIGQVVELEDTPSVRGMINKVNYLVEVIGE; encoded by the coding sequence ATGGCTGGTAAGAAAGTACAAGTAAAACTGGTTCGTAGCCCAATTTCTACTCTGCCTAAGCATAAGCTTTGCGTTAAGGGTCTAGGTCTACGTAAGATTGGTCAAGTAGTTGAACTTGAAGACACGCCATCAGTTCGTGGCATGATCAACAAGGTTAACTACCTAGTAGAAGTTATAGGGGAGTAA
- the rplO gene encoding 50S ribosomal protein L15 — MRLNSLSPAPGSKTAKKRVGRGIGSGLGKTGGRGHKGLKSRSGGSVAPGFEGGQQPLQRRLPKFGFTSRKSLVTAEIRLSELAKVEGDVVDLNALKAADVVNGSIQYAKIILSGEINKAVTVKGLRVTKGAKAAIEAAGGKVEE, encoded by the coding sequence ATGCGTCTTAATTCTCTAAGCCCAGCACCAGGCTCAAAAACTGCTAAAAAGCGTGTAGGTCGTGGTATCGGTAGCGGTCTTGGTAAGACTGGTGGCCGTGGTCACAAAGGTCTTAAATCACGTTCTGGCGGCAGCGTAGCTCCTGGTTTTGAGGGTGGTCAACAGCCATTACAACGTCGTCTTCCTAAGTTTGGTTTCACTTCACGTAAGTCTCTTGTAACTGCAGAGATTCGCCTAAGTGAGCTAGCTAAAGTTGAAGGTGATGTAGTTGATTTGAACGCATTGAAAGCTGCTGATGTTGTAAACGGCAGCATTCAATACGCCAAAATCATCCTATCTGGCGAAATTAATAAAGCAGTAACGGTTAAAGGTTTGCGCGTAACTAAAGGCGCTAAAGCTGCAATCGAAGCTGCAGGCGGTAAGGTTGAAGAATAA
- the secY gene encoding preprotein translocase subunit SecY, translating to MAKAGALPAGAASGLGELKSRLLFVFMAIVVYRIGAHIPVPGINPDRLAALFEQNQGTILSLFNMFSGGALERMSILALGIMPYISASIIMQLLTAVSPQLEALKKEGEAGRRKISQYTRYGTVVLATVQALGMSMGLASQGISFTTGFSFFFVATTTLVCGAVFLMWLGEQVTERGIGNGISILIFAGIVAGLPSAIGQTFETARQQDGMSFLGLIVISLLAVATIAFVVWMERAQRRITVHYAKRQQGRKVFAAQSSHLPLKVNMAGVIPPIFASSILLFPASLGQWFGQGEGMEWLQEVALALAPGQPLYLILFTLSVVFFCYFYTALMFNPKDVSDNLKRSGAYVPGIRPGEQTSRYIDNVLSRLTLFGAAYIAAVSLLPQLLVIFFDVPFYFGGTSLLIVVVVIMDFMAQVQSHLMSSQYGSLMKKANLKGA from the coding sequence ATGGCTAAAGCAGGAGCATTGCCAGCAGGTGCGGCAAGTGGCTTAGGTGAGTTAAAATCTCGCCTGTTATTTGTATTTATGGCTATCGTTGTTTATCGCATCGGTGCTCATATACCTGTACCTGGAATTAATCCAGATAGACTGGCAGCCTTGTTTGAGCAAAATCAGGGAACGATTCTAAGCCTCTTCAATATGTTTTCCGGAGGGGCTTTGGAGCGCATGAGTATTCTTGCGCTCGGAATTATGCCTTATATTTCTGCGTCCATTATCATGCAGCTTCTAACTGCAGTATCTCCTCAATTGGAGGCACTGAAGAAAGAAGGTGAAGCTGGGCGTAGAAAGATCAGCCAATACACGCGTTACGGTACCGTGGTTCTTGCAACCGTTCAGGCATTAGGTATGTCTATGGGGCTTGCAAGTCAGGGTATCTCGTTTACAACAGGTTTTTCTTTCTTCTTCGTCGCTACAACCACACTTGTTTGTGGTGCAGTGTTCTTGATGTGGTTAGGAGAGCAAGTAACCGAACGTGGTATCGGTAATGGTATATCTATCCTGATTTTTGCTGGTATTGTTGCAGGGCTTCCTTCAGCGATCGGGCAAACCTTCGAAACTGCTCGTCAGCAGGATGGTATGTCGTTCCTTGGTTTGATCGTTATCTCGCTTTTAGCAGTAGCGACGATTGCTTTTGTTGTATGGATGGAGCGTGCTCAGCGCCGTATTACTGTCCATTATGCAAAGCGTCAGCAAGGCCGTAAGGTTTTTGCAGCGCAAAGCAGTCATTTACCGTTAAAAGTGAATATGGCGGGTGTTATTCCACCGATTTTTGCTTCTAGTATCCTGTTGTTCCCAGCTTCTCTTGGTCAATGGTTTGGTCAAGGTGAGGGTATGGAATGGTTGCAGGAAGTAGCATTGGCTCTCGCTCCAGGTCAGCCGCTTTACCTGATTTTGTTTACATTAAGTGTTGTGTTCTTTTGCTATTTCTACACAGCGTTAATGTTCAATCCTAAAGATGTGTCAGACAATCTCAAACGTTCTGGCGCATATGTACCGGGGATTCGTCCTGGTGAACAGACTTCACGATACATTGATAACGTACTTTCGCGTTTAACTCTGTTCGGTGCTGCTTATATCGCTGCGGTATCTTTATTACCTCAGCTTTTAGTGATCTTCTTTGATGTACCTTTCTATTTTGGTGGTACCTCGTTGTTGATCGTAGTAGTAGTGATCATGGATTTTATGGCGCAAGTGCAATCTCATCTGATGTCTAGCCAGTACGGTTCGCTGATGAAGAAAGCTAACCTTAAGGGCGCTTAA
- the rpmJ gene encoding 50S ribosomal protein L36, which translates to MKVRASVKKICRNCKIIRRNGVVRVICDAEPRHKQRQG; encoded by the coding sequence ATGAAAGTACGTGCATCAGTAAAGAAAATTTGTCGTAACTGTAAGATCATTCGCCGTAACGGTGTTGTGCGTGTAATCTGCGATGCAGAACCACGTCACAAGCAGCGTCAAGGCTAA
- the rpsM gene encoding 30S ribosomal protein S13 has product MARIAGVNIPDNKHAVISLTYIFGIGRTTSQKILSSVGVEPTTKIKDLSEEVLDKIRAEVAKFDTEGDLRREINMNIKRLMDLGCYRGLRHRRSLPLRGQRSKTNARTRKGPRKPIKK; this is encoded by the coding sequence ATGGCCCGTATAGCAGGCGTCAATATTCCAGACAACAAACATGCGGTGATTTCACTCACCTACATTTTTGGTATTGGTCGTACAACTTCTCAGAAGATTCTTTCTTCTGTAGGTGTTGAGCCAACTACTAAGATAAAAGACTTGTCTGAAGAAGTATTGGATAAAATTCGTGCGGAAGTTGCTAAGTTTGACACTGAAGGTGACTTACGCCGTGAAATCAATATGAACATCAAGCGGCTTATGGATTTGGGTTGCTACCGTGGTCTTCGCCACCGTCGTAGCCTTCCTCTACGTGGTCAGCGTTCTAAAACGAATGCTCGTACCCGTAAAGGTCCTCGTAAGCCTATTAAGAAATAA
- the rpsK gene encoding 30S ribosomal protein S11, whose amino-acid sequence MAKPSSSKARKKVKKQVADGIAHIHASFNNTIVTITDRQGNALAWATAGGSGFRGSRKSTPFAAQVAAERAGTAAQEYGLKNLDVEVKGPGPGRESAVRALNACGYKISNITDVTPIPHNGCRPPKKRRV is encoded by the coding sequence ATGGCAAAGCCAAGCAGTTCAAAGGCACGTAAAAAAGTTAAAAAGCAAGTTGCGGATGGTATCGCACATATCCACGCTTCTTTTAACAACACCATCGTGACTATTACTGACCGTCAAGGCAATGCTCTAGCATGGGCAACTGCAGGCGGATCTGGTTTCCGTGGTTCTCGTAAGTCTACGCCGTTCGCAGCTCAGGTTGCGGCAGAGCGCGCAGGTACTGCAGCGCAAGAGTATGGTCTTAAGAACCTGGATGTAGAAGTTAAGGGCCCTGGCCCTGGTCGTGAATCCGCAGTGCGTGCACTAAACGCATGTGGTTACAAGATCAGTAACATTACGGACGTAACACCTATTCCTCATAATGGTTGTCGTCCTCCTAAGAAGCGTCGCGTGTAA
- the rpsD gene encoding 30S ribosomal protein S4, protein MARYIGPKCKLSRREGTDLFLKSGARALDSKCKLETAPGQHGQRRGRLSDYGLQLREKQKVRRTYGVLEKQFRNYYKEAARLKGATGENLLKLLEARLDNVVYRMGFGSTRAEARQIVSHKAIQVNGRTVNIASFQVAPGDVISVREGAKGQLRIQSALELSKNRAAVEWIEVDEKKLEGTFKAAPERSDLSAEINENLIVELYSK, encoded by the coding sequence ATGGCTCGTTATATCGGACCAAAATGTAAACTGTCTCGTCGTGAAGGCACCGATCTTTTCTTGAAAAGTGGTGCCCGTGCACTTGATTCTAAGTGTAAGCTAGAGACAGCTCCGGGTCAGCACGGCCAACGTCGTGGTCGTTTGTCTGATTACGGACTACAGTTGCGTGAGAAACAGAAAGTACGTCGTACTTATGGCGTTCTTGAGAAACAATTCCGCAACTACTATAAAGAAGCAGCGCGTCTTAAAGGTGCAACTGGTGAAAACCTGTTGAAACTTCTTGAGGCACGCCTAGATAACGTTGTTTATCGTATGGGCTTTGGTTCTACTCGTGCAGAAGCACGTCAGATCGTAAGCCACAAAGCGATTCAAGTTAACGGTCGCACAGTTAACATCGCTTCTTTCCAAGTAGCTCCTGGCGACGTGATTAGCGTTCGTGAAGGTGCGAAAGGTCAACTTCGTATCCAAAGTGCTCTTGAATTGAGCAAAAACCGTGCAGCGGTTGAGTGGATCGAAGTAGATGAGAAGAAGCTGGAAGGTACGTTCAAGGCTGCTCCTGAACGTTCTGATCTGTCGGCAGAAATTAACGAAAACCTGATTGTTGAGCTTTACTCTAAGTAA
- a CDS encoding DNA-directed RNA polymerase subunit alpha, with protein sequence MQRSVNDFLVPRHIDVTEYSNTRAKVVLEPLERGFGHTLGSALRRILLSSMPGAAIVEAEIDGVQHEYSAIEGVQEDVIEILLNLKGVAVRMHEADTATLSLSKVGPGPVLAGDIQVDHSVEIANPEHVIANLNEAAELKMTLKVAKGRGYEPADTRESDEDETRPIGRLQLDATYSPIRRVAYSVESARVEQRTDLDKLVIDLDTDGTIEPEECIRRAATILQQQLAVFVDLENEAEPEVKEEEDQIDPILLRPVDDLELTVRSANCLKAENIYYIGDLIQRTEVELLKTPNLGKKSLTEIKDVLASRGLSLGMRLENWPPASLKNDDRVNP encoded by the coding sequence ATGCAGCGTTCCGTGAACGACTTTTTAGTTCCACGTCACATTGATGTGACTGAATACAGTAACACACGCGCGAAGGTGGTTCTTGAGCCATTGGAGCGTGGATTTGGTCATACGCTGGGTAGTGCGTTGCGTAGGATCCTGCTTTCTTCTATGCCTGGTGCTGCTATCGTTGAAGCTGAAATTGATGGCGTTCAACATGAGTACAGTGCAATTGAAGGTGTGCAGGAAGACGTAATTGAAATTCTGTTGAACCTTAAAGGTGTAGCTGTTCGTATGCACGAAGCAGACACTGCTACTTTAAGCCTGTCTAAGGTTGGTCCTGGTCCTGTATTGGCAGGAGACATTCAAGTTGATCACTCAGTGGAAATTGCTAACCCTGAGCACGTAATCGCTAACTTGAATGAAGCAGCAGAGTTGAAAATGACTCTTAAAGTTGCAAAAGGTCGCGGCTATGAGCCAGCTGATACGCGTGAATCTGATGAAGACGAAACTCGTCCAATCGGCCGCCTACAGTTGGATGCCACGTACAGCCCAATTCGTCGTGTTGCCTACAGTGTAGAAAGCGCGCGTGTTGAGCAACGTACGGACCTGGATAAGCTGGTGATTGATTTGGACACTGATGGCACTATTGAGCCTGAAGAGTGCATTCGCCGTGCAGCAACTATCCTACAGCAGCAGTTAGCTGTGTTCGTCGATCTTGAGAATGAAGCTGAGCCGGAAGTTAAAGAAGAAGAAGATCAAATTGATCCAATCCTTCTTCGTCCTGTTGACGATCTGGAGCTTACAGTTCGTTCTGCAAACTGTTTGAAGGCTGAGAACATTTACTACATTGGTGATCTAATTCAACGTACTGAAGTTGAATTGTTGAAGACACCAAACCTTGGTAAAAAGTCTCTGACGGAAATCAAAGATGTACTAGCTTCTCGCGGTCTGTCTTTGGGTATGCGTCTAGAGAACTGGCCTCCAGCAAGTTTGAAAAACGACGACAGAGTAAACCCGTAA
- the rplQ gene encoding 50S ribosomal protein L17, whose protein sequence is MRHRKSGRHFNRTSAHRQAMFKNMTVSLVEHEVIKTTLPKAKELRRFAEPLITLAKKDTVANRRLAFARTRSNAAVGKLFNELGPRYENRPGGYIRILKCGFRAGDNAPMAIVELVDRPLPAGEDSAED, encoded by the coding sequence ATGCGTCATCGTAAGAGTGGTCGTCACTTTAATCGTACAAGTGCACATCGCCAAGCGATGTTCAAGAACATGACTGTATCGCTTGTTGAGCATGAAGTTATTAAAACAACTCTACCTAAAGCGAAAGAATTACGTCGCTTTGCAGAGCCTTTAATTACTCTTGCTAAAAAAGATACAGTTGCTAACCGTCGTTTAGCTTTTGCTCGTACTCGTAGCAATGCAGCGGTAGGCAAATTGTTCAATGAACTAGGTCCTCGTTATGAGAACCGTCCTGGTGGTTACATCCGTATCCTTAAGTGCGGATTCCGTGCAGGTGATAATGCGCCTATGGCTATCGTTGAGTTAGTCGATCGTCCTTTGCCAGCTGGCGAAGACAGCGCAGAAGATTAA